A genome region from Gymnogyps californianus isolate 813 chromosome 4, ASM1813914v2, whole genome shotgun sequence includes the following:
- the SPP1 gene encoding osteopontin — translation MKVAVLCLCLISITAAWPVNKSKQHAISASSEEKYDPRGHHSHRYHHHHVKSQSWESLQHPQNDLASPQQTLYSSEESMDVPVQPHFPDVSSKSHEDVDDDDDDDNDSNDTDESDEVVTSFPTDIPVTVPFPTFPFTRGDNAGRGDSVAYRVRAKATVVKSSKLRKAPKKLIVYDATEEDESALDADSQQLRPSREDPAARHSLGKHAISGEWADKSHRQDSSELDSKQRDRSMENDSRQKFDSHEVEGDDSKAGVRGDSHQSMESRESQVHVSAEIPDDKSNQTLESAEDAQDHHSIENNEVTL, via the exons ATGAAGGTGGCAGTTCTGTGTTTATGCCTTATCAGCATCACCGCTGCATGGCCA GTGAATAAATCCAAGCAGCATGCCATTTCTGCCAGCTCCGAAGAAAAATAC GACCCCAGGGGCCATCACTCACACAGATATCACCACCATCACGTGAAATCTCAGTCTTGGGAGAGTCTGCAGCACCCACAGAATGACCTGGCATCACCTCAGCAG ACTCTTTACTCTTCAGAAGAAAGCATGGATGTCCCAGTACAACCG CACTTTCCTGATGTGTCAAGCAAGAGCCATGAAGATGTGGATGATGACGACGACGATGATAATGATTCCAATGACACGGATGAATCCGATGAGGTTGTCACAAGTTTTCCCACAGACATTCCAGTAACTGTACCCTTCCCTACTTTCCCTTTCACCCGGGGAGACAACGCCGGCAGAGGCGACAGTGTGGCCTACAGGGTGAGAGCAAAAGCCACAGTGGTGAAGTCTAGCAAACTCCGCAAAGCTCCAAAAAAG CTCATTGTGTATGATGCCACCGAGGAGGATGAGAGTGCCCTGGATGCAGACAGCCAGCAACTGAGGCCCTCCCGGGAGGATCCTGCTGCCCGCCACTCCCTGGGGAAGCATGCCATCAGTGGGGAATGGGCTGACAAGAGCCACAGGCAGGACAGCAGTGAGCTGGACAGCAAGCAGCGTGACCGGAGCATGGAAAATGACAGCCGGCAGAAATTTGATAGCCATGAGGTGGAAGGAGATGATAGCAAGGCTGGTGTCAGAGGGGATAGCCACCAGAGCATGGAAAGCAGGGAGAGCCAGGTCCACGTTTCAGCTGAGATCCCCGACGATAAGAGCAATCAAACGTTGGAGAGTGCCGAGGATGCTCAAGATCATCACAGCATTGAAAATAACGAAGTCACCCTTTAA
- the PKD2 gene encoding LOW QUALITY PROTEIN: polycystin-2 (The sequence of the model RefSeq protein was modified relative to this genomic sequence to represent the inferred CDS: inserted 1 base in 1 codon), translated as MAGRGGCRRGREQLELERLGEAARAGSCPPSPPLSACSRQAWSRDNPGFEPEEEGAAAAAAAGPVLEMDVEWGSPAAGASSSLGSGAAGQGGGGGGGRRQRXAPAGRGGAEVPSRHQVQPDGAAPHRAAWAKRLARRLRGLWGTRLMEESNTSRERYLKSVLRELVTYTIFLVVLCVLTYGTVSSSMYYYTRVMSQLFLETPVSKMEKTDFKTLSTMDDFWKFTEGPLLDGLYWEMWYNNKTMAENKSFIYYENLLLGVPRIRQLKVRNGSCSIPEDLKDEIKDCYDVYSVANEDTAPFGLRNGTAWTYTSEKDLNGSSHWGLIATYSGAGYYQDLSRTREVTAVQIASLKKNLWLDRGTRAAFIDFSVYNANINLFCVVRLLVEFPATGGLVTSWQFQPVRLMHYISTFDFFLAACEMAFCLFVLYYMVEEILEIHIHRLHYFRSLWNCLDVLIIVLSVVAIGISIYRTSTVDMLLKKLLEDQNSFPNFEPLAYWQMQFNNIAAVTVFFVWIKLFKFINFNRTMSQLSTTMSRCVKDVIGFAIMFFIIFLAYAQLAYLVFGTQIDDFSTFQDCIFTQFRIILGDFNFTEVEEANRILGPIYFTTFVFFMFFILLNMFLAIINDTYSEVKSDMAQQKAEMELSDLIRKGYNKAMIKLKLKKTTVDDISESLRQGGGKLNFDELRQDLKGKGHTDAEIEAIFTKYDQDGDQELTEHEHQQMRDDLEKEREDLDLDRSSLPRPLSSRSFPRSLDDSEEDEDEDSGHSSRRRGSSSSGVSYEEFQVLMRRVDRMEHSIGSIVSKIDAVIVKLEAMERAKLKRRDVLGRLLDGVTEDERLGRDNEIHREQMERLVREELERWESDDTASQMSHRLGTPLGLNGQPRSRNSRPSSSQSDGIDGGGGNGGNNIHV; from the exons aTGGCGGGCCGTGGGGGCTGCCGGCGCGGGCgggagcagctggagctggagcggCTGGGCGAGGCGGCGCGGGCCGGCTCCTGCCCGCCGTCGCCGCCGCTCTCCGCCTGCTCGCGGCAGGCCTGGAGCCGGGACAACCCGGGCTTCGAGCCCGAGGaggagggggcggcggcggcggcggcggcagggccGGTGCTGGAGATGGACGTGGAGtggggcagccccgcggccggCGCTTCGTCGTCGTTGGGCAGCGGCGCGGCGGGtcagggcggcggcggcgggggcgggcggcggcagc cggcccccgcggggcgcggcggggcggaggTGCCGAGCCGCCACCAGGTGCAGCCCGACGGCGCCGCACCCCACCGCGCGGCCTGGGCCAAGCGCCTGGCGCGGCGACTGCGAG gTCTGTGGGGGACAAGACTCATGGAAGAAAGCAACACCAGCAGAGAGCGATATCTGAAAAGTGTTTTACGGGAGTTGGTTACATACACGATTTTCCTTGTGGTCTTATGTGTCC TGACTTATGGGACAGTGAGTTCCAGTATGTACTATTACACAAGGGTTATGTCACAGCTCTTCCTGGAAACACCTGTAtcaaaaatggagaaaactgaTTTCAAAACTTTGTCCACAATGGATGACTTCTGGAAG TTCACAGAAGGCCCTTTGTTGGATGGTCTTTACTGGGAGATGTGGtacaacaacaaaaccatggcagaaaacaaaagcttcatTTATTATGAGAACCTGCTCCTAGGGGTGCCTCGCATTCGGCAGCTGAAAGTGAGAAATGGTTCGTGCTCAATACCTGAAGATTTAAAGGATGAAATCAAAGACTGCTATGATGTCTATTCTGTAGCTAATGAAGATACTGCTCCTTTTGGACTTCGAAATGGAACAGC TTGGACGTACACCAGTGAGAAGGATTTGAATGGGAGCAGCCACTGGGGCTTGATTGCCACGTACAGTGGGGCTGGTTATTACCAAGACCTCTCAAGGACCAGAGAAGTGACAGCTGTGCAGATTGCTAGCCTTAAGAAGAACCTGTGGCTGGACAGAGGAACCAGAGCAGCTTTCATCGATTTCTCCGTCTACAATGCAAACATCAACCTATTCTGCGTTGTCAG gttATTAGTGGAGTTTCCAGCGACTGGAGGCCTTGTTACATCTTGGCAGTTTCAGCCAGTGAGGCTGATGCACTACATCTCcacttttgattttttcctgGCAGCCTGTGAAatggcattttgtctttttgttctttattataTGGTGGAAGAGATCTTAGAAATTCACATTCATAGACTGCACTATTTCAGAAGTCTCTGGAATTGCCTTGATGTCCTTATCATTGTG CTCTCTGTGGTAGCTATAGGAATTAGCATCTATAGAACATCAACTGTTGATATGCTCCtgaagaagctgctggaagaTCAGAACTCGTTCCCCAATTTTGAACCTTTGGCATATTGGCAAATGCAATTCAACAACATTGCTGCAGTCACTGTGTTTTTTGTCTGGATTAAG cttttcaaatttattaACTTCAACAGAACAATGAGTCAGTTATCCACTACCATGTCTCGCTGCGTCAAAGATGTCATTGGCTTTGCTATTatgttctttattattttcttagcaTATGCTCAGTTGGCCTATCTTGTCTTTGGCACTCAAATCGATGACTTCAGCACTTTCCAGGACTGCAT atttactCAGTTCCGCATCATTTTGGGAGACTTCAACTTCACAGAGGTTGAAGAAGCTAATCGAATTTTGGGACCAATTTATTTCACTACATTTGTGTTCTTTATGTTCTTCATTCTTTTG AACATGTTTTTGGCCATTATCAATGATACATACTCCGAAGTCAAATCGGATATGGCACaacagaaggcagaaatggaGCTGTCTGACCTTATCAGAAAG gGCTACAACAAAGCCATGATCAAACTTAAATTGAAGAAAACTACTGTTGATGACATTTCAGAAAGTCTGAGACAAGGTGGGGGAAAACTAAATTTCGATGAGCTCCGGCAAGATCTAAAAGG AAAGGGGCATACGGATGCAGAGATTGAAGCAATATTTACCAAATATGACCAGGATGGGGACCAGGAATTGACGGAGCATGAACATCAGCAGATGAGAGATGACCTGGAGAAAGAGAGG gAGGATCTGGACCTGGATAGGAGCTCTCTGCCACGTCCTCTGAGCAGCCGCAGCTTCCCCCGGAGCTTGGACGACTctgaggaggatgaggatgaaGACAGCGGACACAGCTCCAGGAGGAGGGGCAGCAGCTCTAGTGGGGTTTCCTATGAAGAGTTCCAAGT ACTCATGAGGCGGGTTGATCGCATGGAGCATTCTATCGGCAGTATTGTCTCTAAGATCGATGCAGTTATTGTGAAGCTCGAAGCGATGGAGAGAGCCAAACTAAAAAGGAGAGATGTGTTGGGAAGACTGTTAGATGGAGTGACAGAG GATGAAAGACTGGGTCGTGACAATGAAATCCACAGGGAACAAATGGAGCGACTTGTGCGAGAGGAGTTGGAGCGATGGGAATCGGATGATACGGCATCCCAAATGAGCCATCGGTTGGGAACACCACTTGGACTGAATGGCCAGCCTCGTTCGAGGAACTCTCGGCCATCTTCCTCCCAGTCAGATGGTATtgatgggggaggaggaaatgggGGGAATAACATCCATGTGTAG